DNA from Leucoraja erinacea ecotype New England chromosome 39, Leri_hhj_1, whole genome shotgun sequence:
gatcttcagttttcccccccccccccccccccccattgctccATTCCAGTATTCAATGTTATGAATTTGTGAATCTTCACATTCTGTTGCATttacagatggcgcaatgggctaagtgttcggctggcgaccggaaggtagccggttcgaatcccgcttggagtgcatactgtcgttgtgtccttggggcaagacacttcacccaccttttgcctgtgtgtaaatgtaatgtaattatgtgaagcactttggggtcaatgcaagttgactaaaaatgtactatataaataagatttattattattatttatatccGTTCTTGTACACAACCTGTACACTTCTAGGTACCATCTCACCAAGCTTCTGTAGTATTCCgagatttctattttttttgtttggagatacaaccgtGAGACAGACCCTCAAcccgctgagtccatgccaaccaaactaCTGACGTTGAGCTTTGATCTCATTATTAGCAGGAATCCAGGAGCAAAGTTTGCTAGCAGGCAGGATTGAAGAGAATAAGCTGACGTTAATAAGTTGGCAGCAGTTTAGCAGTAAGCAATTTGGCTGCTTTGACTGCAATGTGTTGGAGAGAGCCTGTCTTCTGCCATTGCATAGGTACAATCGGCTGGTCACATATCCTGTATCTCTTGCATTGCACAAGTGGCAATAGGGAATATAAATGCATGGGGGAGCCAGGCTGCCACAGTGCTTCCCCCAGAGTAATAATGACTCATTTATTTATTATGTATTGGCAAACTTTCTATTATGGATTTTATTTCTTAACTCAGCAATGCTTTTACAATTCTCAGGTTGGCAATGCAGTACCACCTCCACTGGCTAAAGCTATCGGCACGGAAATCAAACTTTGCGCACTTGACAGGAAGAAAGGGAATACAGGTAAATGGGACAAAAACAATTTCATAATTTGACTTAAACCTTTTAGATGTCTAGTTATTCCATTTTTGGATCCTGGGTGCCTCTAGCAAGAATTTCACCTGTGGTAGGAAGTGTTGTCTGCTTCACTGCTTCCTTCAACATCATTTGAGGAATCCAATATTTTCCATTCTTGTGAGATGATGGCAAGGCTGGCATTTATAGTCGTTCGCGAAGAGGACTGTGGTGAGCAGTCATGAACTCTTGTAGTTTTGTAGTGAATATTTTGACAGTGTTCGGAGTAGGGTTAGggatgttagatttagctcttagggctaacataattgaggggtatggggagaaacccagaacggggtactgattatggatgatcagccatgatcatattgaatggcctaatcctgcacctattttctatgtagccTAAATGACTTTTGAATCTGATACTTGACATGCTGCTTCTAAATGTGCAGCAGATGGACTGGTTGCACAGCATGTTGGAAATTAAAAGCCCATTCCAAATCTGCAGGGCTCATATCCAACTCTCTAGTGATGCGTGGATGTTCGCCATCTAATGATGCTGGTTGATTCCAGTGTCTGAAGTAAACATTCATCCCTTACACCCACATAATCATGAATCGATCTAGTCCAGGGGAATTAACTTGGAATCTCGTGGTGCATGGATGCCACTCAATCTCTCTACACATCAAAGCAATTTATTAAAGTACTTGAGAGATGTTAAATGTTTGTAACTTTAGGAATGTCAAAGTCTCTTTTTTGTGAGAGTATTACCATTTCAATCTACTCTCCAGGATATCAAATATTATTGAATTAAATATAAGTGCAGAGGTTTTCAAAGATGTGACTTTGATCTCTTTACAGTAAGTACTAGACTCCTGCAGTGCGATGGGGAACTGATTCTGCTCCCCTCCAGTGTAGGAGCACCTCCAGTACTCCTTGCCATCCTGAGGTACAATCTGTAAATGGGTGTGTAATAACCAAGGCTGTGCCTTTAAAATTGGAATACCCAGTTGAATATTGTACAGAGGTCCAAGAAGGCTCCTGTCAGCTTGAGAGGTTTTTGGTTTGGGATGGATCAGAGTATAGAGGAGAGTGAGGAGGTAAGGGCTCAGGCCAAGGTTACACACAATCAATACTCTTACTCCTTTCTGTAGAGCACATCAAACTAGAGACAATGGACACAAGCGCCTGATTCATCTCCTTCAGCTTGATGTTCCCACCACATCTTCATGCACTGCATTCAAGGGCAGGAGGAAAGAAAATACGATGGGATTCCTGTGACTGTTCGGTGAACTAATGTCTTTTTTTAAACTGGCTGATGTGAGGCAGCCAATGAAGATGTAACATTGTTTTTAGTTATGAATGAACATTTTTCTCTTGATTGTGCAGTGCTGTCATGCATTGTGGATTTTAATGTGGTTTTAAAATGCACAGTATTTGAATAATTGCCCACTTTCTGCAGTGGTAATTCATATGTTTAATAACTTGTAGTTTTTATATGTTGTAATATTTCAATAAATATCTTAAGTGGAATGCTATTATGCTGAACACCTGTTTATATCtggcaagttattttatttcttcaAAGCAGTGCTTGTACACACGATACTGGAAATAGTCAAGGCAGGCAACATGTGGAGAGGTAAACCTCATTCTCATTTAATTCTCAATTTGGACATATTTAGTGCAGCAAACTGCTCACCTGATTATTACAATAAAGACAAGAGCTCGGGCAATCCCGATGCACCACTTCCTCTCGGGACCAATGTCTGTCTTTATTTTTACCAATTGCCTCCATGGTAATTATAGTGTTAACTGACCAGTATTACAGTCAGTAAGAATGTGAAACCCGTTAGGTAAATATAAGTACCCAAGTCACTCAAAGCGTGTGGCTGTAGCACTAACTGGGCTACTAAGCTGCTTTTTTGGTGAAGGAATAGAAACTTTCTGTAAGGCCTTTTGTGTATGAAGATTAACTTAGACACTTATTTCCAGTAACTGCGTTGGAGGCAGAAGTCTGATCTCAATATTTTATTTGATGTTAATGACTGACTTATTTGACGTTGAAGCTCGGATGATGCGACCTTTCAGTTGGTTGATGGCCTATAAAAGAAAGTATGCATCATAAGACAAAGTTAATGAAACACCCTCCACAACTCTTAAAGTGGTCAGGATCACCCCAGTCTAAATGTAAAAGGAAGAAAACAATACATCATACAAACAGTATATTTACTCCACACAAGCTTTGAGCATGacagaaataaattaaataaaatacttaaACGGCAACAAAGCTTATTTCTGTCACGCTAAAACCCTGAGTGGAGTAGTTAGATAAAAAAATCCCAGACAAAGGGTTTTATGCATGGTAGCCAAAGAGTTGGCATGCATTGTCTGGTGTGCTGCTACTCTTGAACAAGACTGCAACGCCAGTGTATATTGTGGTTGGCATTTCTAGCCCTGACCATCAAAACAAATTACATGAATCATTGCCTTAAGGCAGCTTCATCAAGGCTATGCCCTCTTCTTAATGATTgttaggcaggaggtacagaagtgtgaagttcaacaacagctactttcctgcaactATTGGGTTCTTGACCAACCTGCGCACTCACAagggtggggcagcagtagagttgctgccttacagtgccagaatgcCGTTGGTACAGAGTTtgtggctttcctcccacactccaaagacgtgcaggtttgtaggttaattggctttggtaaaaattgtaaacggTCCCTAGTGTACAAGGATggtgggtaaagggcctgtttccacactatctctaaactaagcaaaacccTCTCAGCAATAAAACACCTCATCCACAACCATGGTTTCTGAGCACATACCTCACTGTCTTGCAGGGCATCTGATTCTGTGCGTGTAAGATTTACACTGAACTTGTGCATATAACAAAATTAACCTACAGAGACTGACACTAGACATTAGCAACATCTGCCAGGAAACCTTTGTAGCAAAGCAAACATTTAAACACTTACTTGGCCCATTCCACATTTAGGATTAAATGATCGTAACCAAAACCAGAGACGCCAGCAATGGCTCTGGCTGCATCCTCGCGCCGATGGAAGCTGATGAAGGCAAAACCCTGCAAATGAAAACAACCAATTACTGGAATATAGGCTCTGGCTTGTCGAGCCTCAAGGAGGAAACACCACAACACAATGCTAATCCAAATCGAGACATTAAGGGCATTACCTTGGACTGGCCAGTGTTCTTGTCCTTTGCCAGATAGATCCTAGAAATCGAACCAAAAGGTCTGAAGAGTTCCTGCAGATCTGTCTCTCGTGTGTCCTCTGAGAGGTTGGTGACTCGGATCGTGGCATTGTCATCCGCTgcagaataggaaggcagattttttttaatgtggatatcacagtggtagagttgcttccttacagcgccagaggcatgggtttgagcctgactatgggtgctgtccgtatggagtttatacgttcttcccgtgacctgtgtgtggtTTGAGATCTCTGGTTCACTCCAAAGGctacaggttgattggcttggtgtaaatgtcaaattgtccctactgtagggacagtgggcagaagggcctgtttccacgctgcatctccaaactaaactattgacAGATTcctaattagtacaggtgtcagagggagatggcatgatagatcagccatgactgaatggaatGAGAGTAGACTCGATTGGCCAAGTGGCATCATTTTGTTCCTAGGCGACAGAGCAGAAAAGGTTCTGCCACCAACAGAAGATTCCTCAACCCCGGGATGAATACATTTtcgtcctgggataaataaagttctattgtattgtaggTCAGCCTGAACCTCATACAGCAATCTCTAGCAGTCAGAGGCTTTGTCTTGCTCAACCTCACTCTCCCCATTAATTACAGGTCCATCCACGGTGCAGTTATTAGACATGCTCACCAGGTCCCGGCAGCCAACATTTTCAGTGGAACGAGCAGCAAATAGTGCGTTTGTACCGTGTTTAACCCGCCTGTTGTGGGTGTGAGGTGTTGGATAAACAGCGCAGGGTTGTTTAACCATAAGCGCTCTCACCTCTGCGATTAGTCTGCATAGACTCTCCCCGGCGATTGGCTCCATCTCGCAGGCTGGGTGGAACATATTTGCCAGTCTTGCTCTGAGCTGGTTGGACTGGTTCAGGATCTGGGGACAAGGAATAAAAAACTTTATGAATAAAACAACGTGCAACACATCACAACGTCTCGTATTGGCTGTGGCTCAAAGGACTTCGACGTGGTGCAAGGTTCTGGATTTGTCCCATTTCAGCGACTTATAAACCCAAGGATTCAGGGGagagttgtctctgtactgtacactgacaatgacaattaaaattgaatctgaatctgagttgctGAGATGTACACAAGAAAATAAGAGCAGGGCCCTCagactgccccaccattcaacagGATCACTCAATCTTCCCCAGGCCTGAACTCTTGTGCCAGCTCCACGAAGCCCTCAACTCACCAATCTTTCAAGGTTTATCCACCACCAAATGAGTGATCCTGCCTCCACATTCTCTGGGGTatagaattctagagattcaccaccctctgcaaattTAAATGacttttaggtttattatcatcTCCTGTGCtgatactgtgaaaagctttattttgcacgcTATACAGTCATATCAGATAATGCTATATCAAGCCAAACttgagtacaataggtagagcaaaggggatctccagagatgctgcctgtcccactgagttattccagctttttgtgtcttatcttcagagcaatggggaagatgcaCGTGTAttctttgtcacatgtaccaaggtacagtgaaatgttttgtttttgcatacaacacGCTAAAATCTCAgcactccctcagcccactggctccacctcttgctTTCTTACTCCCGCCctcaagtcagtctgaagaagggtttcgaccatttcctattcgcctatttccttccctcacccgctgagtttcgccagcatttttgtctacccaggatAAATTACTGCTGTCCACTAAAGGCCAGCACAGTGGCAGCAGTTTGCTTTGCCTTACTCTCATCCCTTTCTCAGTCTACCCCAGCCATAGAACACCACCATTCTTTTACACAATTTTAAAAGAATGAAAATCCACTGTGCACAAAGGTGCAATGCTGCCATCTTCTGTTTGCTGGCTGCACTGCAGCAGTTTTCCCTGACATTGGCAGCTGTCAAAAGTTCTCATGGGAATGAATGTAAAACAATTCTGGGCTGACTCACAGACGGAAAGTAGACGAGATCTACAGGTACTCTCTGGAGATGTTTTGACATGTATCTACACACTCTGGATAATGCTAAGCATCAGGGATTTAGCTCGCTGGTGGAGACCAAGCTGGCAGGGCAGACCAAACAAGATTcccaaatgtgtgggaaggaactgcagatgctggtttacaccaacgatagacacaaaacgttggagtaactcagtgggggcaggcagcatgtctggagagaaggaatgggtgatatttcgggtctcagactgaagaagggtctcgacctgaaacatcacccattccttctctctagagatgctgcctgtcaccgctgagttactccaacaatttgtgcccatcttcagtccTTGGGGACAGAGAGTGGGAATCAGCCAGTGTCTCTGAAGGCACGGTTCCCTGCAAGCACACTACTACTAAAAGTTGAAGAACAgctctggtcattccctcttctcccagaagatacaaaagcctgAATGCACATAGCACCAGATTTAGCAACACCTTCACTGCTGTCATTAGACCACTGAACCGACCTCACAAGCAACAGGTGTATTCCCCatcctccaatctacctcatctACCGCAGCCCTTTATTTTATCTCCACTTTCTCTGTTACCGTAACACTACATTCTGCTTGGTTTGATGGTACTCGTGAATAGATGTTTTGCCTGGATAGCATAAAAAGCAAAGTATTTTTGTAGTATCTTGGtaagtgtgacaataataaaacaaaactaacCAGGCTGATATGTCAAGAGGAAACTACAGTAAATAGGATCATAAACTCCTTGAGATGACTAAATCACTCCTGTTGCAGTTACGGAAATAATCTAGGCTTCATTGGCAAGGCCACCATTTATTGTTCTTCTCAGAGAAGACTGTCAGAGAGCAGGTATGGGGCAGTGGCACGgctagtggagttgctgcctcacagcagcagagacccaggtttaatctgaTCCCTcgggagttttcacattcttcctgtgacccccAGGTGCTCCAACctcctcccatatcctaaagaaGGACGGGTTGGTGGGTTAACCAGCTGCAGTAAATTAGCTCTCTGTCTGCAGATGGGAGGAGGTTGATGAGGATGTGGGAGAATAAAACAAGATTATGTAGGTTTTTTGTAGAGAGTTTAATGGccagtgcagacttgatgggccgaagggcctgcttccgtgctgtcccactgtgggggggagggtcagGAGTCACAAATAGGTCAGACCAGGTTAGAACAGCAGATTGCCTTCCCTGGTGTATACCAGTGAACccgattattttttaaatgacagTAACTTCACAGTCCATGTATATCGATGCTATCTCCTAATGGCTTCTCATATCAATGGGTGGGATTTGAACAAGTCTCCTGACTTTTGGTGTGGTTCCCTGCACTGGATTACGTTGCATGAAGGGTGCAGACATTTCTCATCCCCAGGACCACGTACCTGATCCTTTCTCCTTATCGGCTGTGGTAAGCCCCAGCTGCTCGGCCAGCTCCTTCTGCATGGGTCCCAGGGTGTCCTTGTATGGGCAGCGTGTGGTCCAGTGGTCGCCTTTACAGATTCGGCACGACACAATCTTCTGCCCCTTCAGTTTGGCCATCGGGTCTTCCTCTTCAGTGCAGCACAGATCCTATGGAAAGTTACATAGAGTCAATTTATCCGACTAATGAACAGACCTCCTACAAGCTATGGGTGTATTCTCGATCCTCCAATCTACCTTTATCTCAATTTTCTCTGCTGCTGTAACACTTGGTGTGATTGTACTCGTGAATGGATGATTTGCCTGGATGGCACACTAAGCAGTATCTTGGTATGTGACAATATTAAAACAAACCAACCCAGTCTGATGGGTCAGAGAAAACAACTACAGCAAATAGGAGCATAAACACCTTGAGAGAACTAACTCACTCCTGATGCAgttacataaggtcataagcgataggagcagaagtaggccattcggcccatcatctactccgccattcaatcatggatgatctatcacttcctcctaaacccattctcctgccttctccccataacacctgacacccgtattaatcaagactgtcgatctctgccgtaaaaatatccattgaaggaATTACAGAAggaatctgtgggaaggaactgcagatgctggattaaaccgaagatagacacaaaatgctggagtaactcagcgggacaagcagcatctctggagagaaggaatgggtgacatttcgggtcgagacccttcttcggaccgatGAATTACAGAAGGAATCCAGTTTTCACTGGCAGGGCCATCATTTATTGTCCTTCTCTGACTGCACTGGATGAAGCAAACTCTCAGTGGGGCTGAGAGAGGGTGAGAAACACTGAACCATTCTACACATTGGGGCTGATTTAAGCTTCCTATGCCACGGCACCCTTCACTGAACTATCCATCCACATCCAACACCTGCATCAGTCTCTCACCCTGTTCATCTTCACCACATACTGCTCACTTTTGAATCCCACCACACCCAACATTCCCTCACTAAGAGTATAAGCACGGGAGGATGTTTGAAGCTTATTCCGC
Protein-coding regions in this window:
- the eif3g gene encoding eukaryotic translation initiation factor 3 subunit G, which translates into the protein MDFDSKPSWADQVEEEGGDEDKTTGGTFEAVEDRSTQKGTQIAAASDADKVTTGAPPSPKELFKGNLKTVIDYKVDEDGKKFKIIRTFRVETRKASKAVARRKNWKKFGTSEYDSTGPNVATTTVSDDVYMTFITSKEDLCCTEEEDPMAKLKGQKIVSCRICKGDHWTTRCPYKDTLGPMQKELAEQLGLTTADKEKGSDPEPVQPAQSKTGKYVPPSLRDGANRRGESMQTNRRADDNATIRVTNLSEDTRETDLQELFRPFGSISRIYLAKDKNTGQSKGFAFISFHRREDAARAIAGVSGFGYDHLILNVEWAKPSTN